The region catgcagtTTTGGCAGCTCTGGTCTtgtgagaggtaaccaactgatgtttttctctctcctttcctgtctctctgaaaatttaaaaaaaaacctggctggtgtggctcagtggattgagagcaggcctgtgagccaaagggccgtcgggttggattcccagttggggcacatgcctgggttgcggaccaggttcccagtgtggggtgtacaagagacaaccaaacattgatatttctctccctctctttgtccttcccctccctctgtctaaaaataaataaataaaaataaataaataaaatattttaaaaatttaacctcATGGAGTCTGGTACCCCTTTCTGTTTGGGACAGAACCCCCTTGGGTCTTAGCAAAATGGCCTGTGAGCCCCACTGCTCCAGCCTGGACCTCTTGCAGCTGGGAATCCTCCCTGTCCTGATGCCAAGCCTCCacttcctgccccccccacccccaatccctgTACACAAGCATACTTCAGAACTCTAGGTCAGACCAGATGTTTATTTTGAGCCTTGGTGGGAGAAGTGAAGAGGGCTGGGCGCAGGGATCTTGGTCTGTGGTTCTGTGGGGTCAGAGGTCTGATCTGAGGAAAGTCTGCCTGATGCAGTGCTTGACCTGGGGGTACGCCATCCAGGTGTTCTAGGGAAGAGGATACTATGCATACTATTCAGACCACCTCCTTCTCAGCTGATCGTTGGCCTCCCCATCAGTGTACATGCAGGAGTGAGGATGCTAGGTCTGAATCCTGAATTCTTGCCTAGTGTGGTCCTACACAGAGCCTGCCATCCACCACGGGTGACTGcgtgagttcaaatcccagctccaccaaaTTTTGTCACCTTTGATAAATTACTTCAGAGTGCCCATTTTTAATGGGGGCTATAATAGAATCTATCTGAAGGTTttcatgaggattaaattaattaatatgtgTGAACTATGAGACACttgccaaaaggctgagaagtggTATGTGTTAATATTTAGAATGCTGCCTGGAACAGAGAAGTGCTATGAAGTCATTATCATCACCTCCCTCCAGCTCTTTGGGCCCCACGTTACACCTACACACACGCGCGCGCTTACCTGCCTCACTGGGGTCTTGTGGGCTGGGGGTCGCTAGGTGAGGTTCTCCGGGGTGGGCCAGGAGGTGGGGGCGCTGGAAGGGAGAGGCAGGCTGCGAAGCAGTAGGGGTTGCTGAGTACTGGCCCGGTGCAGGGGCGCCCCCTGGGGGCTGCTGCGGGTGTAATGGAGCAGGTCTATGGATGATCAGCCCCCATTGGCTGAGATCGAAGTGACCCGGGTCCCGAATTGTAGGAATGGGCTGGCGGCCCAGCAAAAGTCCAGGCGAGCCAAGATTGGTACCTGAGTGTGCGCACACGAGGCCGAACCCGGCAGCCACCGCAGCGCCCAGCAAGAAGGCGGCCACTACCAGTGCCACCACTGGTGCGGGCTCCAGGGCCGCTGGGGCAGGCGCTGGAGGTTCTGGGCGTACAGCTCTGCTGGGGATGTCCTTGGGTGGTCCTACGGAGAGTACAATGCTGAGACTGGGTCCATGCCCCAGCAGTCCTCCCACCCCAGTTTTCTGGCCCCATGCCGCCCCTCCCAGGAAGACTGCACGCTCACTGAGGGGTGGCTGTGGGACCGTGACCACGATGGGCTGCGTAAGCGTGTGCATGTGGGGGCCATCAGCGTCCAGACTCTCGCCGCTGTCACTGCCACTGCCCGCACATGCCCCATTCTGAGGCAGACactggagaggagggggaagggaagggacggGACGTGAGGGCCCAGAGAACTGGGGGCTGGTTGTCAGGGCTCCCAAAAGATCTAAGTACACAGTACTCTTTGCAACCAGGAGCCCTACCACTAGACCCCCTGGAAATCCAGGCCCTTGGGAGTCCCTGAGTCTAGCCCATAAGATATACAAGCAATCAGCCACTCAGCTCCTTGAAGACTCTAAATTTCAATCCCTTTAAGTTCACACAACCCAGCTCTCTGAGCATCTAACCTGTGAAGCCTAACATTAGGTACCCAGAGATTTGGCCCCTTGCTGGCTTTCTTCATCCAACCATCCGACCCTGGAGGGACCTCAAAGCCCAGCGCAAGGGGATCTGAGTGCCCTGTCCATGAGGAAAATCAGTGGCCACTCCCTGTCCCCTGAGGAACCCTTATGTAGAGCCCCATGGGCTCCCCGAccaccctgggcccagcccctaCCCCCAGCTCCAAGGCACCCTGACCCCAAGATCCCCCAACTCCAAGCGGCTCCTCATTCAAATGCTAGAAACGCTCTTGTCCAGCCCCCTTGACCAGCCCCAGGAGCCCCGACTCCCTGCCGTGCGCCCGCGCACCGGCGACGGGGGTGACAGCGTCAGAGGCGCAGTAGTTTGGTGTGCTCCCCGGAGGCAGCGATGTCGGCTCAGCTGGCAATGTAAGAACTGTACAGAGGCATTGAAGACCAAGCGCAGACGGAAGCTGAAGTAGGCGGCCCAGGGTCGCGGTGGCGGGAAGGTGACAGAAGAATCGGCAGGGCAGCCGCCACGTAGCAGCGCCAGGGCGGGCCCCGGGGCCGGACGCGAGGACGGTGTCACCCAGCAGCTGtgcagggccaggccccagccccggGAGGGACGGGCCAGGGCTGCCTGGATGGGGTTGGGAGGTGTTAGGGGGTAAGGTGCTGCCGTCAGGATCGGCTGCCCCCACCGGCATGCCCCCCGACCCTGGCGCACCCCAGTCCACACCTGCACAAACACGCGGCTGTCCGCAGGGACCTCGAGTGGCCCCGCGCGGCGCTGGAAAGTATCCTCCACATCTGACAGCTCTAGTCTAAAAAGGGGTCGGCGCAGCCACGGCCCCGGCACAGCTCGGAACGGGGATACTGGCGAGTAAGAGAGAGTTGCAGAGGAGGGAGGACGCGCTGCGCCTTAGTCCCTCGGGTAAATGCCCCAACCTCCTAACCTGCTTTGGAAAATGGACACAGTGGAAGATTTACTCTTAACGCTCAGCTCCTCGCCTTGCTCAGCACCAGTTGGGACAGCATGTCCTCCCTGGAGACTCCTGGTACTTCACAGCCCAGCAGCTGAGGTCGGGCACAAAGCTGTGGGCCCCTGGGGAGGAGCTCCCTTTTCTGGACCCTGATTTCCTCCCCCGCAGTGAGggaggaaattccagactggggagggggcaaggggctATGAACTGCAGCAGGgtcagcctgggggtgggagtgttGGCTCCATCCTTCCCTTTCTAAGGGCACTAGGTGTTGTCATCAATGCGAAGGGTGGCGGGAGGAAGGGGTAGGACAGGTACTTTCCCACAGCCTTTCTGACACAGCCCAAGCTCGGCCAGGCCACCAAGTTCTGGGGCTTTTGCCTCACTCCCAGGCTCaaggtggcggtggcggtggcggcggcagcagggAGCATGGACAGGAGTCTCCTAATCCCAGATGGCAGGTTCAAGCAGCACACATAAGGAGGTCTGCCTTCAGCTGGGTCCTTGTCTCTGACATGCAGGACCACCCCTTGTCCCACACACATTCCCTAAAAGCATTTGCAcaaccctctcctcccccacccccaatctttGCCCTCACTGTGACTTCTGAGGACTTTGAAGAAGCTGGGGATCTTAAGAGAACCTGGAAATGGGGGACAGGGATAGACCCCACCACTCACCCACCCCTTCCCACAGGCAAAGTACAAGGGAGGCTGAGGAAGGGTGGCACAGGAATCAGTGCACGAAGGCACACGTCTCCCAGCCCCACATACCAGGAGCGTGCCTACTGGGCGAAGCAGAGACCCTGTGGAGCAGGACCAGCAGCAGGAGCGTGGGGCACAGCATGCTGGACTGGctatggggtgtg is a window of Phyllostomus discolor isolate MPI-MPIP mPhyDis1 chromosome 8, mPhyDis1.pri.v3, whole genome shotgun sequence DNA encoding:
- the TGFBR3L gene encoding transforming growth factor-beta receptor type 3-like protein, which codes for MAWKGSVNPDFGVGVRGLGSGAMLVDEVSTSKGKQAHLLLGAARPPSSATLSYSPVSPFRAVPGPWLRRPLFRLELSDVEDTFQRRAGPLEVPADSRVFVQAALARPSRGWGLALHSCWVTPSSRPAPGPALALLRGGCPADSSVTFPPPRPWAAYFSFRLRLVFNASVQFLHCQLSRHRCLRGAHQTTAPLTLSPPSPCLPQNGACAGSGSDSGESLDADGPHMHTLTQPIVVTVPQPPLRPPKDIPSRAVRPEPPAPAPAALEPAPVVALVVAAFLLGAAVAAGFGLVCAHSGTNLGSPGLLLGRQPIPTIRDPGHFDLSQWGLIIHRPAPLHPQQPPGGAPAPGQYSATPTASQPASPFQRPHLLAHPGEPHLATPSPQDPSEAEHLDGVPPGQALHQADFPQIRPLTPQNHRPRSLRPALFTSPTKAQNKHLV